Proteins encoded within one genomic window of Candidatus Hydrogenedentota bacterium:
- a CDS encoding DUF2239 family protein, with the protein MQEKRTYTAFAGDRLIFSGELTAMLRRAKACLDAGETGTVLVFEDQTGKQVDFDFRGTAGDVAARIAEHPHFASQQAPRPRKGPGRPYLGVVGGEVSLLPRHWDWLGRQPGGISATLRRLVDDERKRGSAGERAREAWDAAGKFMWAMCGNLPGFEEASRALYAHDVSRLDALIQEWPPDIRDHLRRLALEAARLEQEAAARTGRGGV; encoded by the coding sequence GTGCAGGAGAAACGCACCTATACGGCCTTCGCCGGGGACCGCCTCATATTTTCGGGCGAACTGACGGCCATGCTGCGACGTGCGAAGGCGTGTCTCGATGCCGGGGAAACGGGAACGGTCCTCGTCTTCGAAGACCAGACGGGGAAACAGGTCGACTTTGATTTTCGCGGGACCGCCGGGGACGTGGCGGCGCGCATCGCGGAGCATCCGCATTTCGCGTCGCAACAAGCTCCACGGCCCCGAAAAGGGCCCGGGCGGCCCTACCTCGGCGTGGTCGGCGGCGAGGTTTCACTGCTGCCGCGGCACTGGGACTGGCTGGGACGGCAGCCCGGCGGGATTTCTGCCACCCTGCGGCGGCTCGTGGACGACGAGCGCAAGCGCGGCAGCGCCGGTGAGCGCGCGCGTGAGGCTTGGGACGCGGCCGGCAAGTTCATGTGGGCCATGTGCGGCAATCTGCCCGGCTTTGAGGAAGCGTCCCGCGCGCTGTACGCCCACGACGTTTCCAGGCTCGACGCCCTGATTCAGGAATGGCCTCCGGACATCCGGGACCACCTCCGCCGCCTGGCCCTGGAAGCCGCACGGCTGGAACAGGAAGCTGCGGCCCGGACCGGCCGCGGCGGGGTGTAA
- a CDS encoding GntR family transcriptional regulator → MHIHLSTDSGLPIYLQIVNQVKYLVASCQLAPDDELPSIRALAERLLINPNTVARAYRDLEAAGIVTSRAGAGTRVANLVSPLARRERLRIVRERIDALLAEARQLGFDLDLVLDEVRKRGSEILPQSVKEE, encoded by the coding sequence ATGCACATTCACCTTTCAACGGACAGCGGCTTGCCGATCTACCTGCAGATCGTGAACCAGGTGAAATACCTCGTGGCGTCATGCCAGTTGGCCCCCGACGACGAGTTACCGTCGATCCGGGCGCTGGCGGAACGCCTGCTCATCAACCCGAACACCGTTGCGCGGGCGTACCGGGACCTCGAGGCGGCGGGCATCGTGACCTCGCGCGCCGGGGCGGGCACGCGCGTGGCGAATCTGGTGTCGCCGCTGGCGCGGCGCGAGCGATTGCGCATCGTGCGCGAGCGCATCGACGCGCTGCTGGCGGAGGCTCGGCAACTGGGCTTTGACCTGGACCTCGTGCTCGATGAGGTCCGGAAACGGGGTTCGGAAATCCTTCCTCAATCGGTCAAGGAGGAATAA
- a CDS encoding ABC transporter ATP-binding protein, with translation MGAESVVADTVVRVESLSRRFGKKIALDNVTLSIPEGCVFGLVGENGAGKTTLIKLLLGLLKPASGTVRVFGSDPVKDPEGVLARIGYLSENREMPDWMRVHEIIRYTRAFYRTWDAKYAAELQAWFRLDPGMRVRNLSRGQRAQLGLLLALAYRPELLLLDEPSSGLDAVVRRDILGAIIRAVAEEGRTVVFSSHLLDEVQRVADVIAMVHEGRVVLCAPMDEIMQRYRKLAVQLPEDMRIPPQLPGASGWEGAGRDWTVLVEDHTPGVDEALAAQGIQIVRDERPSLEDVFVARVRAGRAPRAEV, from the coding sequence ATGGGTGCGGAATCGGTGGTTGCAGACACGGTGGTACGCGTGGAATCGCTAAGCCGGCGCTTCGGTAAGAAAATCGCGCTGGACAATGTCACGCTGAGCATCCCCGAGGGCTGCGTGTTCGGCCTGGTCGGCGAGAACGGCGCAGGCAAGACGACGTTGATCAAACTCCTGCTCGGGCTGTTGAAGCCGGCCTCGGGTACGGTGCGCGTGTTTGGCAGCGACCCGGTGAAAGACCCGGAAGGCGTGCTGGCGCGCATCGGGTATCTCAGTGAAAACCGCGAGATGCCGGACTGGATGCGCGTACACGAAATCATCCGGTACACGCGCGCGTTCTACCGCACCTGGGACGCAAAATACGCCGCCGAATTGCAGGCGTGGTTCAGGCTTGACCCGGGCATGCGCGTCCGCAACCTGTCGCGCGGCCAGCGGGCGCAACTCGGCTTGCTGCTCGCGCTCGCGTACCGGCCCGAGTTGCTGCTGCTCGACGAACCGTCATCGGGACTCGATGCCGTCGTGCGGCGCGACATACTCGGCGCGATCATACGCGCCGTGGCCGAAGAAGGCCGCACCGTCGTGTTTTCGTCGCACCTGCTCGACGAGGTCCAGCGCGTCGCCGATGTGATCGCGATGGTCCACGAAGGCCGCGTCGTGCTGTGCGCGCCCATGGACGAGATTATGCAGCGCTACCGCAAGCTCGCGGTGCAATTGCCGGAAGACATGCGAATACCGCCTCAACTGCCCGGCGCATCCGGCTGGGAAGGCGCCGGCCGCGACTGGACCGTCCTCGTCGAGGACCACACGCCCGGTGTCGACGAAGCGCTCGCCGCGCAGGGCATCCAAATCGTCCGCGACGAACGGCCCAGCCTCGAAGACGTATTCGTCGCGCGCGTCCGCGCGGGCCGCGCCCCGCGCGCGGAGGTGTAA
- a CDS encoding alpha/beta hydrolase, with amino-acid sequence MRYRHFLMAIRTTPAQWAAIPLALLALCGCPDDDHVVPDLTGVTVQTLEYGRGYVAGGEATSPLYADLYAAMDTAPDELVVVIHGGGFEEGSRAAREIVWLSANIARAGYAALAIDYRLAGDAPPAPDDWSVDLLRAMHAASVDLLQALRWAAAQGYARVFVAGESAGGIAAVQTCAAPADFLQDRADLPGLNTGAPADVAALVVLWGGAGLAEIGPGMPPVRIVHGTEDNTFGASSLDAWSLNRRLESAGVECDLVWLDDWDHGAWIAETDYGDISAVTLDWFAH; translated from the coding sequence ATGCGTTACCGGCATTTCCTCATGGCGATTCGAACCACCCCCGCGCAATGGGCCGCGATCCCGCTGGCGCTGCTGGCTCTGTGCGGATGCCCGGACGACGACCACGTTGTTCCGGACCTGACCGGCGTCACGGTGCAAACCCTCGAATACGGCCGCGGCTACGTTGCGGGCGGCGAAGCCACCTCGCCACTGTACGCCGACCTCTATGCCGCAATGGACACCGCGCCCGACGAACTGGTCGTTGTGATTCATGGAGGCGGCTTTGAAGAAGGTTCCCGCGCCGCGCGTGAAATCGTATGGCTCTCGGCAAATATCGCGCGGGCAGGATATGCCGCGCTGGCCATCGATTACCGGCTCGCGGGCGATGCGCCGCCCGCGCCGGACGACTGGTCCGTGGACCTGCTCCGCGCCATGCACGCCGCCAGCGTGGACCTCTTGCAGGCGTTGCGTTGGGCCGCCGCGCAAGGGTATGCCCGCGTCTTCGTGGCCGGCGAGTCGGCGGGGGGCATCGCCGCGGTACAGACGTGCGCAGCACCCGCGGATTTTCTGCAGGACCGTGCGGACCTGCCCGGCCTCAACACCGGAGCGCCCGCCGACGTCGCCGCGCTGGTCGTGCTCTGGGGCGGAGCCGGACTCGCAGAAATCGGACCCGGCATGCCGCCCGTCCGCATCGTCCACGGCACCGAAGACAACACCTTCGGCGCTTCTTCGCTGGATGCGTGGTCGCTGAACCGGCGCTTGGAGTCGGCTGGCGTGGAATGTGACCTCGTCTGGCTTGACGACTGGGACCACGGCGCGTGGATTGCTGAAACGGATTACGGCGACATTTCCGCCGTCACCCTGGACTGGTTCGCGCACTGA
- a CDS encoding right-handed parallel beta-helix repeat-containing protein — MTYRVLFSLFLLVAAGCAARSRITCEESPAFFRIGPFPAADAPGHQSRIQACLDGADGAHAVFQFEPGDYVLAGPQGLRVPGHAVLRMEGARFLLDESIAEDGQAFLIANVSDVRLSGGEIIGARHTWDPGVNVAGVRITGNAGEIHIDALACRDLSSNAVGVFGAEDAPVRGVFVTNLTAVNCCNEYRDYLDAHPGPVPGSDRRDQGTVAFYYVDGWSVESSRLEGSHSDGTHFFQSRNGRFVNCTVAGSRMGGYFLEGCENVLACGNLIRDNGSRGVTIERDSRRCTLASSLVECSGREGLWMPDACSVIVADNLFIENGQKDDGDKDCEIRLDDTDAFATQTRDVRIEGNIFQSSAHQTAVIFCGPGVSGIETGANTFLGPAPQRHDAALESPK; from the coding sequence ATGACTTATCGAGTACTGTTCTCGTTGTTCCTGCTGGTGGCCGCCGGCTGTGCTGCGCGGTCGCGGATTACCTGCGAAGAGTCGCCCGCCTTCTTTCGCATTGGCCCCTTTCCCGCTGCGGATGCCCCCGGACATCAGTCGCGGATTCAGGCCTGCCTGGATGGTGCGGACGGCGCGCACGCGGTCTTCCAGTTTGAGCCCGGAGACTATGTCCTCGCCGGCCCGCAAGGCCTGCGGGTGCCCGGTCATGCCGTGCTGCGGATGGAGGGCGCACGGTTCTTGCTGGACGAGTCCATAGCAGAGGACGGCCAAGCCTTCCTGATCGCGAACGTCAGCGATGTGCGTCTTTCCGGAGGCGAGATTATCGGGGCGAGGCACACGTGGGATCCCGGGGTCAACGTGGCGGGGGTCCGGATAACCGGTAACGCAGGCGAAATCCACATCGATGCCCTCGCCTGCCGCGACCTGTCCAGCAACGCCGTGGGCGTGTTTGGCGCGGAAGACGCGCCTGTCCGTGGTGTCTTCGTCACAAACCTTACAGCCGTCAACTGCTGCAACGAATACAGGGATTACCTCGACGCACATCCGGGCCCCGTTCCGGGCAGCGACCGGCGCGATCAGGGCACCGTGGCGTTTTATTACGTTGACGGATGGAGCGTGGAATCCAGCCGCCTTGAGGGTTCGCATTCGGACGGCACCCACTTCTTCCAGTCCCGCAATGGGCGTTTTGTGAATTGTACCGTGGCGGGAAGCCGGATGGGCGGCTACTTCCTCGAAGGGTGCGAGAATGTGCTGGCCTGCGGCAACCTCATCCGCGACAACGGGTCGCGCGGCGTCACCATCGAACGCGACAGCCGACGCTGCACGCTCGCTTCCAGTCTTGTCGAATGCAGCGGCCGCGAAGGCCTGTGGATGCCCGACGCCTGTTCCGTCATCGTTGCGGACAACCTTTTCATCGAGAACGGGCAAAAAGATGACGGGGACAAAGACTGTGAGATTCGCCTGGACGACACGGACGCTTTCGCGACGCAAACGCGGGACGTGCGCATCGAGGGCAACATCTTCCAGTCCAGCGCACACCAGACGGCCGTCATATTCTGCGGCCCGGGCGTCTCCGGCATCGAGACCGGCGCTAACACCTTCCTGGGACCTGCGCCGCAACGCCATGACGCCGCCCTCGAATCCCCAAAATAA